The Streptomyces sp. NL15-2K genome contains a region encoding:
- a CDS encoding acetoacetate--CoA ligase has product MSTMNPQPLWQPDPERIAHAQITRFQTWAAEHHGAPPQGGYAALHRWSVDELDTFWKAVTEWFDVRFPTPYARVLADRSMPGAQWFPGATLNYAEHALRASATRTDEPALLYVDETHETRPMTWSELRRQVGSLSAELRALGVRPGDRVSGYLPNIPQAVIALLATAAVGGVWTSCAPDFGARSVLDRFQQVEPVVLFTVDGYRYGGKEHDRRDTVAELRRELPTLRAVVHIPLLGTEAPEGALEWPALTMADTEPVFEQVPFDHPLWVLYSSGTTGLPKAIVQSQGGILIEHLKQLGLHCDLGPEDRFFWYTSTGWMMWNFLVSGLLTGTTIVLYDGSPGYPDTGAQWRVAERTRATLYGTSAAYVMACRKAGVRPGADHDLSKIRCVATTGSPLPPDGFRWLHDEVRDDLWIASVSGGTDVCSCFAGAVPTLPVYIGELQAPGLGTDLQSWDPSGKPVIDEVGELVVTNPMPSMPIYFWNDPDGSRYHDSYFDTYPGVWRHGDWITVTSRGSVVIHGRSDSTLNRQGVRMGSADIYEAVERLPEITESLVIGIEQPDGGYWMPLFVHLAPGAVLDEVLLSRIKQTIREQLSPRHVPDEIIEVPGIPHTLTGKRIEVPVKRLLQGTPLEKAVNPGSVDNLDLLHFYEDLARKHA; this is encoded by the coding sequence ATGTCGACCATGAACCCCCAGCCGCTCTGGCAGCCCGATCCCGAACGCATCGCACACGCACAGATCACCAGGTTCCAGACCTGGGCGGCCGAGCACCACGGCGCCCCGCCCCAAGGCGGCTACGCCGCACTGCACCGTTGGTCCGTCGACGAACTGGACACGTTCTGGAAAGCCGTCACGGAGTGGTTCGACGTACGGTTTCCGACCCCCTACGCGCGCGTGCTCGCCGACCGCTCGATGCCCGGCGCCCAGTGGTTTCCCGGCGCGACCCTGAACTACGCCGAGCACGCCCTGCGCGCCAGCGCGACCCGTACGGACGAACCGGCCCTCCTGTACGTCGACGAAACCCATGAGACCCGCCCGATGACCTGGTCCGAGCTGCGCCGCCAGGTCGGCTCCCTGTCCGCCGAACTGCGCGCCCTCGGCGTACGCCCCGGAGACCGGGTCAGCGGCTACCTCCCCAACATCCCGCAGGCCGTCATCGCCCTCCTCGCCACGGCCGCGGTGGGCGGCGTCTGGACGTCCTGCGCTCCCGACTTCGGCGCCCGCAGCGTCCTCGACCGCTTCCAGCAGGTCGAACCGGTGGTCCTGTTCACCGTCGACGGCTACCGCTACGGCGGCAAGGAACACGACCGCCGCGACACGGTCGCCGAACTGCGCCGCGAACTGCCCACCCTGCGTGCCGTCGTCCACATCCCCCTCCTCGGCACCGAAGCACCCGAAGGCGCCCTGGAGTGGCCGGCCCTGACCATGGCCGACACGGAACCCGTCTTCGAACAGGTGCCCTTCGACCACCCCCTGTGGGTGCTCTACTCCTCCGGCACGACGGGCCTCCCCAAGGCCATCGTCCAGTCCCAGGGCGGCATCCTGATCGAGCACCTCAAACAGCTCGGCCTGCACTGCGACCTCGGCCCCGAGGACCGTTTCTTCTGGTACACGTCGACCGGCTGGATGATGTGGAACTTCCTCGTCTCCGGCCTCCTCACCGGCACGACGATCGTCCTCTACGACGGCAGCCCCGGCTATCCGGACACAGGCGCCCAGTGGCGGGTCGCCGAACGCACCCGGGCCACGCTCTACGGCACCTCGGCCGCGTACGTCATGGCCTGCCGCAAGGCCGGCGTGCGCCCCGGCGCTGACCACGACCTCTCCAAGATCCGGTGCGTCGCCACCACCGGCTCCCCCCTGCCGCCCGACGGGTTCCGCTGGCTGCACGACGAGGTCCGCGACGACCTGTGGATCGCGTCCGTCAGCGGCGGCACGGACGTGTGCTCCTGCTTCGCGGGAGCCGTACCGACCCTCCCCGTGTACATCGGCGAGCTGCAGGCGCCCGGGCTGGGCACCGACCTGCAGTCCTGGGACCCGAGTGGCAAACCTGTGATCGACGAGGTCGGCGAGCTCGTGGTCACCAACCCCATGCCGTCGATGCCGATCTACTTCTGGAACGACCCGGACGGCAGCCGCTACCACGACAGCTACTTCGACACCTACCCCGGAGTGTGGCGCCACGGCGACTGGATCACCGTCACCTCACGCGGCTCCGTCGTCATCCACGGCCGCTCCGACTCGACGCTCAACCGCCAGGGTGTGCGCATGGGTTCGGCCGACATCTACGAAGCCGTCGAACGCCTTCCCGAGATCACGGAATCCCTGGTCATCGGTATCGAGCAGCCTGACGGCGGATACTGGATGCCTCTCTTCGTGCACCTGGCCCCCGGGGCCGTCCTCGACGAGGTGCTCCTGAGCCGCATCAAGCAGACCATCCGCGAACAGCTCTCACCCCGCCACGTTCCCGACGAGATCATCGAGGTGCCCGGCATCCCGCACACCCTCACCGGGAAGCGCATCGAGGTACCCGTGAAGCGCCTGCTCCAGGGCACTCCCTTGGAGAAGGCGGTCAACCCGGGCTCCGTCGACAACCTCGACCTGCTCCACTTCTACGAGGACCTGGCCCGCAAGCACGCCTGA
- a CDS encoding TIM-barrel domain-containing protein, with translation MDGRGLVRSMKTVGSAGAAQGLRTVRAAWRRRRADATGLPQRGAERARVPGPVREVEPGPGGGVVRFSRSDLRITVAANGAVFWGWDGAGPEPSYALAGRCPEPDPRAVLEPDKDGGWRVVAERVTVVVSRHGAVEVRTPGGVTLRRDLPPRWWEPVGGGPARWMQRSEVAADARFFGLGGRASGPRLRDGTYRLWNTDPGRPFGPGDDPLYVTMPVQLVVADAATHLVFHDTSWDGTVTLREGEEGAGSGHDRAGTAELRMEGGPLRCWLIVGTPARVLLAWASLTGAAALPPAWALGHHHARWGFGSEQEVRRIVSGYQERGLPLDAVHLDIDHYDAHQVFTVDQERFPKLPQLAEELRRDGIRLVSIVDPAVKAAPGNAVFDGGSAEDAFVRDAAGRLVRGVVWPGEAVYPDFTHARVRRWWGRLYEERLAQGFSGFWHDMNEPTSFTAFGESTLPRSARHSLEGRGGDHREAHNVYALCMARAGYDGLRELAPQDRPFVFSRSGWVGMQRYGGSWSGDVATGWPGLRASLSLVMGLGLCGVPYSGPDVGGFDGSPSAELYLRWFQLGAFLPLFRTHGSLRAGRREPWEFGEEVLEHARVALVERRRLLPYFVTLAHLARRTGAPYVRPLWWSAPEDRALRHCEDAFLLGDCLLVAPVLDPGADRRAVQLPRGRWYDTATEKVYEGPAQVLVDAPLSRIPVLARAGAVIPVRGDDGGLELEVWSPALGRTGGGLVVPDAGDGWDEPEIERYVSRWEGRQVVVEREGEDGVSEPLHPVRVRGLGAG, from the coding sequence ATGGATGGTCGTGGCCTGGTGCGTTCGATGAAGACGGTCGGTTCAGCGGGGGCGGCCCAGGGGTTGCGTACCGTTCGCGCCGCGTGGCGCAGGAGGCGTGCCGATGCCACGGGGCTGCCACAGCGGGGGGCCGAGCGCGCGCGGGTACCGGGGCCGGTGCGGGAGGTCGAGCCGGGGCCCGGGGGCGGTGTCGTCCGGTTCAGCCGCTCCGATCTGCGGATCACTGTGGCCGCCAACGGGGCCGTCTTCTGGGGCTGGGACGGAGCCGGTCCCGAGCCGTCGTACGCGCTCGCCGGGCGCTGCCCGGAGCCGGATCCCAGAGCGGTGCTGGAGCCGGACAAGGACGGCGGCTGGCGCGTGGTGGCGGAGCGGGTGACAGTCGTGGTCTCGCGGCACGGAGCGGTCGAGGTGCGTACGCCCGGTGGTGTGACCTTGCGCCGGGATCTGCCGCCCCGGTGGTGGGAGCCCGTGGGCGGCGGCCCGGCACGGTGGATGCAGCGGTCGGAGGTGGCCGCGGACGCGCGGTTCTTCGGGCTCGGGGGGCGGGCTTCGGGCCCCCGGCTGCGGGACGGGACGTACCGGCTGTGGAACACCGACCCGGGGCGGCCCTTCGGCCCTGGTGACGATCCGTTGTACGTCACGATGCCGGTGCAGCTGGTGGTCGCCGATGCCGCCACGCATCTGGTGTTCCACGACACCTCGTGGGACGGCACGGTGACACTGCGGGAGGGCGAGGAGGGTGCCGGGTCCGGGCACGACCGGGCCGGCACGGCCGAGCTGCGCATGGAGGGCGGTCCGCTGCGCTGCTGGCTGATCGTGGGCACCCCCGCGCGCGTGCTGCTCGCCTGGGCCTCACTCACCGGGGCGGCCGCGCTGCCGCCCGCGTGGGCGCTCGGGCACCATCACGCGCGGTGGGGCTTCGGCAGTGAGCAGGAGGTGCGGCGGATCGTTTCGGGCTATCAGGAGCGCGGTCTGCCGCTCGACGCGGTCCATCTGGACATCGACCACTACGACGCCCACCAGGTGTTCACCGTCGACCAGGAGCGCTTCCCCAAGCTGCCGCAGCTCGCCGAGGAGCTGCGGCGTGACGGGATCCGGCTGGTGTCGATCGTCGATCCTGCGGTCAAGGCCGCCCCGGGGAACGCCGTGTTCGACGGCGGGTCGGCCGAGGACGCGTTCGTGCGGGACGCGGCGGGACGACTCGTGCGAGGCGTCGTGTGGCCCGGCGAGGCGGTCTATCCGGACTTCACGCACGCGCGCGTGCGACGGTGGTGGGGGCGCCTCTACGAGGAGCGCCTCGCACAGGGCTTCTCGGGCTTCTGGCACGACATGAACGAGCCCACCTCGTTCACCGCCTTCGGGGAGTCGACACTGCCGCGCTCGGCCCGGCACTCCCTCGAGGGCCGGGGCGGCGACCATCGCGAGGCCCACAACGTCTATGCGTTGTGCATGGCCCGGGCCGGCTACGACGGGCTGCGCGAACTGGCTCCTCAGGATCGGCCCTTCGTCTTCTCGCGCTCCGGCTGGGTGGGCATGCAGCGCTACGGGGGGTCGTGGTCCGGGGACGTGGCCACGGGATGGCCTGGGCTGCGGGCCTCACTGTCGCTGGTCATGGGGCTCGGGCTGTGCGGGGTGCCGTACTCGGGGCCGGACGTGGGCGGCTTCGACGGGAGTCCGTCGGCCGAGCTGTATCTGCGGTGGTTTCAACTGGGCGCGTTTCTGCCGCTCTTCCGCACGCACGGGAGTCTGCGGGCCGGGCGCAGGGAGCCGTGGGAGTTCGGCGAGGAGGTGCTGGAGCACGCGCGCGTGGCGCTCGTCGAACGCCGGCGGCTGCTGCCGTACTTCGTGACGTTGGCGCATCTGGCCCGGCGTACGGGGGCGCCCTATGTACGGCCCCTGTGGTGGTCGGCGCCCGAGGACCGTGCGCTGCGTCACTGTGAGGACGCCTTCCTGCTGGGCGACTGCCTGCTGGTGGCGCCGGTACTCGACCCGGGTGCTGACCGGCGGGCGGTGCAGTTGCCGCGAGGGCGCTGGTACGACACGGCGACGGAGAAGGTGTACGAGGGCCCGGCGCAGGTGCTCGTGGACGCCCCTTTGTCGCGGATTCCGGTGCTCGCGCGCGCGGGTGCCGTCATCCCGGTACGCGGGGACGACGGTGGGCTGGAACTGGAGGTGTGGTCGCCCGCCCTGGGACGGACCGGGGGCGGGCTGGTCGTGCCGGACGCGGGCGACGGATGGGACGAGCCGGAGATCGAACGCTATGTATCCCGCTGGGAGGGCAGGCAGGTGGTCGTCGAGCGGGAGGGTGAGGACGGCGTGAGCGAGCCGCTTCACCCGGTGCGGGTACGAGGGCTCGGCGCGGGCTGA
- a CDS encoding NUDIX domain-containing protein, with translation MSESQYSTHNSGPGTHCSSCGAPYGEGVSGWPRTCPACATVAYRNPLPVAVALQPVYDTQGTALVVITRTIAPARGGTALPGGYIDDREDWRQAVVRELREETGIEAASRDVRLVDAMSSPDGHLLLFGLLPERPADGLPPSAATDETEGRHLLRRPEELAFPLHTLAVRAWFEGRYV, from the coding sequence GTGTCCGAATCCCAGTACTCCACCCACAACTCCGGGCCAGGTACCCACTGTTCGAGCTGCGGAGCCCCCTACGGAGAGGGCGTCTCCGGCTGGCCCCGTACCTGTCCGGCCTGCGCCACCGTGGCCTACCGCAATCCGCTCCCGGTCGCGGTGGCCCTCCAGCCGGTGTACGACACACAGGGCACCGCCTTGGTCGTCATCACGCGCACCATCGCTCCCGCGCGCGGGGGCACCGCACTGCCCGGCGGCTACATCGACGACCGTGAGGACTGGCGGCAGGCCGTCGTACGCGAGCTCAGGGAAGAGACCGGCATCGAGGCGGCGAGCCGGGACGTACGGCTCGTCGACGCGATGAGCTCGCCCGACGGACACCTGCTGCTGTTCGGGCTCCTGCCGGAGCGCCCGGCCGACGGCCTGCCGCCCTCCGCCGCCACGGACGAGACCGAGGGCCGGCACCTGCTGCGCAGGCCGGAGGAGCTCGCCTTCCCCCTGCACACACTGGCTGTGCGGGCGTGGTTCGAGGGCCGGTACGTCTGA
- a CDS encoding M15 family metallopeptidase, with amino-acid sequence MTRLSSAVRGLVTALAALLAVTAAATDARGQTEPKAPADFVALRTVDPTIIQEMRYFTSHNFVGERIDGYQQPLCILTRPAAKALHAAQLKLLRKGYTLKVYDCYRPQRAVNHFVRWAQDLDDAAMKGEFYPDVDKSRLFEDGYIAEKSGHSRGSTMDLTIVKLPAKPTRPYMPGELLVPCYAPKEERFPDNSVDMGTGFDCFDSLSHTLDPRIQGTQRANRLLLKSTLESLGFVNLAEEWWHYTYKPELYPDTYFDFPVSSKSLTGNH; translated from the coding sequence ATGACACGACTCTCCAGCGCAGTACGCGGGCTGGTCACCGCACTCGCCGCCCTGCTGGCCGTGACCGCCGCCGCTACCGACGCCCGAGGACAGACCGAGCCCAAAGCACCCGCAGACTTCGTGGCCCTGAGAACCGTGGACCCGACGATCATCCAGGAGATGCGCTACTTCACCTCGCACAACTTCGTCGGCGAGCGCATCGACGGCTACCAGCAGCCCCTGTGCATCCTCACCCGGCCGGCCGCGAAAGCACTCCACGCGGCCCAGCTGAAACTCCTCCGCAAGGGCTACACCCTCAAGGTGTACGACTGCTACCGGCCGCAGCGCGCCGTGAACCACTTCGTCCGCTGGGCCCAGGATCTCGACGATGCAGCCATGAAGGGCGAGTTCTATCCGGACGTCGACAAGAGCCGTCTGTTCGAGGACGGTTACATCGCGGAGAAATCCGGCCACAGCCGCGGCTCGACCATGGACCTCACGATCGTGAAGCTCCCCGCCAAGCCGACCAGGCCGTACATGCCCGGAGAGCTGCTGGTGCCCTGTTACGCCCCGAAGGAGGAGCGTTTCCCGGACAACTCTGTCGACATGGGCACCGGATTCGACTGCTTCGACAGCCTCTCGCACACCCTCGACCCGCGCATCCAGGGCACCCAGCGCGCCAACCGGCTGCTTCTCAAGAGCACCCTGGAGAGCCTCGGATTCGTCAATCTGGCCGAGGAATGGTGGCACTACACGTACAAGCCAGAGCTCTACCCCGACACCTACTTCGACTTCCCGGTGTCCTCGAAGTCCCTCACAGGGAACCACTGA
- a CDS encoding zinc ribbon domain-containing protein, with protein MSRARTPVVAGWFVGDGGGFRLLGTRCSACASVFFPREDSHCRNPGCSGGDLEEVPLSQRGRVWSYTDSRYRPPSPYVTDPELPWEPYTLIAVELEAERMVVLGQAVPGVTVAELAVGMEVEVVPGVLHEDAETVWTTWRWRPTGVAA; from the coding sequence TTGTCGCGTGCACGCACGCCTGTCGTCGCCGGATGGTTCGTCGGCGACGGAGGCGGTTTCCGGCTCCTCGGCACACGCTGCTCGGCGTGCGCCTCGGTCTTCTTCCCCCGCGAGGACTCCCACTGCCGTAATCCCGGGTGCTCCGGCGGCGATCTGGAGGAGGTCCCGCTCTCGCAGCGCGGGCGCGTCTGGTCGTACACGGACAGCCGCTACCGCCCGCCGTCACCGTATGTGACCGATCCGGAACTTCCGTGGGAGCCGTACACGTTGATCGCTGTGGAGCTCGAGGCAGAACGGATGGTGGTACTGGGACAGGCGGTCCCCGGGGTCACTGTCGCCGAGCTGGCGGTGGGCATGGAGGTGGAGGTCGTGCCCGGCGTGCTCCATGAGGACGCGGAGACGGTCTGGACGACTTGGCGGTGGCGGCCGACCGGGGTGGCGGCATGA
- a CDS encoding lipid-transfer protein, whose translation MTGEVAVLGAGMHPWGKWGRGFVEYGAVAARAALADAGLDWREVDSIVGADTVRGGYPGYVAGATFAKALGWQGARVASVYAACASGAQAVDIARGQILSGLADVVLVVGADAAPKGFFRPAGGDRPDDPDWLRFRVLGATNPTYFGLYARRRMAVHGDTLEDFAQVKVKNATLGALNPYARYRRRVTAEEVAASAVVADPLRLLDICATSDGGAALVLSSMEFARRRGAADPVRIRAVSTVTPRYPNTVLDLPDIATDSAVAAEPAAGSFRASIARAAYEEAGIGPEDLSLAEVYDLSTALELQWYEDLGLCGEGEGAKLLREGATTLGGRIPVNTSGGLASFGEAVPAQAIAQVCEVTWQLRSDAGDRQVAGARVGITANQGLFGHGSAVIAVR comes from the coding sequence ATGACAGGAGAGGTGGCGGTGCTCGGCGCGGGCATGCACCCCTGGGGCAAGTGGGGTCGCGGTTTCGTCGAGTACGGCGCGGTGGCAGCCCGCGCGGCACTCGCCGACGCGGGACTGGACTGGCGGGAGGTCGACTCGATCGTCGGTGCGGACACCGTGCGCGGCGGCTATCCGGGGTATGTGGCAGGGGCGACGTTCGCGAAGGCGTTGGGCTGGCAGGGGGCCCGGGTCGCCAGTGTGTACGCGGCGTGCGCGTCGGGGGCGCAGGCCGTCGACATCGCGCGCGGGCAGATCCTTTCGGGCCTCGCGGACGTGGTGCTCGTGGTGGGCGCCGATGCCGCGCCGAAGGGTTTCTTCCGGCCTGCGGGTGGCGATCGGCCCGACGACCCGGACTGGCTGCGCTTCCGGGTGCTGGGAGCGACCAATCCGACGTACTTCGGGCTGTACGCGCGGCGGCGGATGGCCGTACACGGGGACACACTGGAGGACTTCGCGCAAGTCAAGGTGAAGAACGCCACGCTGGGCGCGCTGAATCCGTACGCGCGCTACCGCAGGCGGGTCACCGCCGAGGAGGTCGCCGCCTCGGCAGTGGTCGCCGATCCGCTGCGACTGCTCGACATCTGCGCGACCTCGGACGGAGGCGCGGCTCTGGTGCTGTCCAGCATGGAGTTCGCACGCCGGCGCGGAGCGGCCGATCCGGTGCGGATCAGGGCCGTGTCCACGGTGACGCCGCGTTACCCGAACACCGTGCTGGATCTGCCGGACATCGCGACGGACTCCGCGGTGGCGGCCGAGCCCGCCGCCGGGTCATTCCGGGCGTCGATCGCGCGGGCCGCCTACGAGGAGGCGGGCATCGGGCCGGAGGATCTGTCCCTCGCCGAGGTGTACGACCTGTCCACCGCTCTGGAGTTGCAGTGGTACGAGGACCTCGGGTTGTGCGGGGAGGGCGAGGGGGCGAAGCTGCTGCGGGAAGGTGCGACCACCCTGGGCGGGCGTATACCGGTCAACACCAGTGGCGGGCTCGCCTCCTTCGGAGAGGCCGTTCCGGCCCAGGCGATCGCCCAGGTCTGTGAAGTGACCTGGCAGTTGAGGAGCGATGCGGGTGACCGGCAGGTCGCGGGGGCACGCGTGGGCATCACCGCCAACCAGGGACTGTTCGGGCACGGATCGGCGGTGATCGCGGTGCGGTGA
- a CDS encoding GGDEF domain-containing protein produces the protein MHSWTDTLRFAFQPVVNLTTGGVAGLEILARPETGDVLAEARRDPELDGRLAVLAVRTAARQETLLPLHVNVFAGTLADLGGLTPLHDAVRAAGRLPWEVTVDVGPPYTHVPQQALLEAVAGLRDQGFRISADGVGDGDVPLRLLIDLAPDLVKLDASLLARPAGVRAMRTLCDELGALLVVEGVETELQCAAALSAGAQLAQGQLFAPPSRLPAADVYVPPRSADVVGTPRSGPSVREFVRPAALLPATASAGQVRALLTGSPDVSGVLLVDRDGVPVRSVHRSRFLLSMSGRYGHALYADRPAAKLGDPPRTVGVDATAWEVLDVVAVGDRDRTSDDVAVVDRYGRCVGVVRLADLVRALAESRVEEAAGLNPLTRLPGSDAITGEVDRRIADGRAFALSWLDVDHFKQVNDGAGFAAGDELIRSVGRALQHAASGSTRVGHIGGDDFLVLTDPEGMDPLAASVLDIPWTAGGRAVTLSLATVLCPPGSVTDHREAAARLAPLKRAAKALDGASWVLGRAGLAGHEVRRGSEATTARAG, from the coding sequence GTGCACTCCTGGACGGACACTCTCCGCTTCGCCTTCCAACCGGTGGTCAATCTGACGACCGGCGGGGTCGCGGGGTTGGAGATACTCGCCCGGCCGGAGACCGGCGACGTCCTGGCCGAGGCCCGTCGGGATCCCGAACTCGACGGTCGGCTCGCGGTGTTGGCGGTGCGTACGGCGGCTCGCCAGGAGACACTCCTGCCGCTGCATGTCAACGTGTTCGCCGGCACCCTCGCCGACCTCGGCGGATTGACTCCGCTGCACGACGCCGTGCGCGCGGCGGGGCGGCTGCCCTGGGAGGTGACGGTCGACGTAGGCCCGCCGTACACCCACGTGCCCCAGCAAGCGCTGCTGGAGGCGGTCGCCGGGCTACGGGACCAGGGCTTCCGGATCAGCGCGGACGGCGTCGGAGACGGGGACGTACCCCTGCGGCTGCTCATCGATCTCGCGCCCGACCTCGTGAAGCTCGACGCGTCGCTGCTGGCGCGGCCGGCGGGGGTGCGCGCGATGCGGACTCTGTGCGACGAGCTCGGCGCGCTGCTCGTCGTCGAGGGCGTGGAGACCGAGCTGCAGTGCGCGGCGGCACTGTCGGCAGGTGCGCAGCTGGCGCAGGGCCAGCTGTTCGCCCCGCCGTCCCGGCTGCCCGCCGCGGACGTATACGTTCCGCCCCGCTCCGCCGATGTCGTCGGGACACCTCGCTCGGGGCCGTCGGTGCGGGAGTTCGTACGACCGGCGGCGCTGCTGCCCGCCACCGCGTCGGCAGGTCAGGTCCGGGCGCTGCTGACCGGCTCGCCCGACGTGTCCGGGGTCCTGCTCGTGGACCGGGACGGCGTGCCGGTGCGCTCGGTGCACCGCTCCCGCTTCCTGCTGTCCATGTCGGGTCGCTACGGACATGCCCTGTACGCCGATCGCCCCGCCGCCAAACTCGGCGACCCACCCCGGACGGTGGGCGTCGACGCCACGGCGTGGGAGGTCCTGGACGTGGTGGCCGTCGGCGACCGGGACCGCACATCGGACGACGTCGCCGTGGTCGACCGGTACGGCCGCTGCGTGGGCGTCGTACGGCTCGCGGATCTCGTACGGGCGCTGGCCGAGAGCCGGGTGGAGGAGGCGGCCGGGCTCAATCCGCTGACTCGGCTGCCGGGTTCGGACGCCATCACCGGGGAGGTGGACCGGCGGATCGCGGACGGGCGGGCGTTCGCGCTGAGTTGGCTGGACGTCGACCACTTCAAGCAGGTCAACGACGGGGCCGGGTTCGCGGCCGGCGACGAGTTGATCCGGTCGGTGGGGCGGGCGCTGCAGCATGCCGCGTCCGGCAGTACGCGCGTGGGCCACATCGGTGGGGACGACTTCCTGGTGCTCACTGATCCGGAGGGAATGGATCCGCTGGCCGCCTCCGTGTTGGACATCCCCTGGACGGCGGGTGGGCGTGCCGTCACCCTGTCCCTGGCCACGGTGCTGTGCCCACCGGGCAGCGTGACGGACCACCGGGAGGCGGCCGCCCGTCTGGCCCCGCTGAAGCGGGCCGCGAAGGCGTTGGACGGTGCGAGTTGGGTGCTGGGCCGTGCCGGGCTGGCCGGGCACGAGGTCCGTCGCGGGTCGGAGGCGACGACCGCGCGGGCGGGGTAG
- a CDS encoding MIP/aquaporin family protein has translation MSNGDIFVGEVIGTAILILFGAGVCAAVTLRYSKARASGWIVIAFGWGFGVLAGAYTAAPLSGGHLNPAVTLGIAVDTDEWGKVWVYLLGQMVGAMLGAVLCYLTYFAQFQANVRETGTTEGTAEEPVPTLGVFSTIPEIRNPVANLVTEIIATIALVLPILAFGLTKGLGESGTQVLIVALLVVGIGLSLGGPTGYAINPARDLGPRIVHTFLPIPNKGTSDWSYAWIPVVGPLIGGALAGLIYHAAF, from the coding sequence ATGAGCAATGGAGACATCTTCGTCGGCGAAGTCATCGGCACCGCGATATTGATCCTCTTCGGCGCCGGCGTCTGCGCCGCTGTCACGCTCCGATACTCCAAAGCGCGGGCCTCGGGGTGGATCGTGATCGCGTTCGGCTGGGGATTCGGCGTGCTGGCGGGCGCCTACACCGCCGCTCCCCTCTCCGGTGGGCACCTCAATCCGGCGGTGACCCTCGGCATCGCCGTCGACACCGATGAGTGGGGCAAGGTCTGGGTCTATCTGCTGGGCCAGATGGTCGGGGCCATGCTCGGCGCCGTCCTGTGCTACCTCACCTACTTCGCCCAGTTCCAGGCCAATGTCCGGGAGACGGGCACCACGGAGGGCACGGCGGAGGAACCGGTTCCGACGCTCGGCGTCTTCTCCACCATCCCGGAGATCCGGAACCCGGTCGCCAACCTGGTCACGGAGATCATCGCGACGATCGCGCTCGTCCTGCCGATCCTCGCTTTCGGCCTCACCAAGGGGCTGGGCGAGTCCGGAACCCAGGTGCTGATCGTCGCGCTGCTGGTCGTCGGCATCGGCCTCTCCCTCGGCGGGCCCACCGGCTACGCCATCAACCCCGCGCGCGACCTCGGCCCACGCATCGTGCACACATTCCTGCCGATCCCGAACAAGGGCACTTCCGACTGGAGTTACGCCTGGATCCCGGTCGTCGGCCCGCTGATCGGCGGAGCGCTCGCGGGTCTCATCTACCACGCGGCCTTCTGA